A window from Micromonospora terminaliae encodes these proteins:
- a CDS encoding ArsR/SmtB family transcription factor, whose translation MVAIGLSAGGVARVRFALSCLWEVMAGVRVLRDPGRHALHLPWANRVRPRLAEAGLLDGLLGHLVPPAPGYLPDFLTPPPAGLSPDLDQELTVLRDTPPETVRAQLDLCPGPRPAAVAALYDDPEAGLRRLADEIAAYWRLAVARDWPRIRAVLDAEVFHRARRLAEGGAAGLLNDLHERVRWEGDALLISQRHCAAPDVPDGRGLVLVPSVFVWPSVLSIAAGDVPQLAYPARGIGGLWECPADAPDALGAVLGRGRARLLAALDAPRSTTELARRTGLSPAGVSQHLTALRAAGLVVTHRQGRSLLSSRTAVAEALLGASA comes from the coding sequence GTGGTCGCGATCGGGCTGTCGGCGGGTGGTGTGGCGCGGGTCCGCTTCGCGCTCTCCTGCCTCTGGGAGGTGATGGCCGGGGTCCGGGTGCTACGCGACCCGGGCCGCCACGCTCTGCACCTGCCGTGGGCCAACCGGGTCCGGCCGCGGCTGGCCGAGGCGGGGCTGCTCGACGGCCTGCTCGGGCACCTCGTCCCGCCCGCGCCGGGCTACCTGCCCGACTTCCTCACCCCGCCGCCGGCCGGTCTGAGTCCCGACCTCGACCAGGAGCTGACGGTGCTCCGCGACACCCCGCCCGAGACGGTCCGCGCGCAGCTCGACCTCTGCCCCGGCCCGCGGCCGGCGGCGGTGGCCGCCCTGTACGACGATCCGGAGGCCGGGCTGCGCCGGCTCGCCGACGAGATCGCGGCGTACTGGCGGCTGGCCGTGGCCCGCGACTGGCCGCGGATCCGGGCGGTGCTCGACGCCGAGGTGTTCCACCGGGCGCGCCGGCTGGCCGAGGGCGGCGCGGCGGGGCTCCTCAACGATCTGCACGAGCGGGTCCGCTGGGAGGGCGACGCCCTGCTGATCAGCCAGCGCCACTGCGCCGCTCCGGACGTGCCGGACGGCCGGGGGCTGGTGCTGGTGCCCTCGGTCTTCGTCTGGCCGTCGGTGCTCAGCATCGCGGCCGGTGACGTTCCGCAGCTGGCCTACCCGGCCCGGGGGATCGGCGGGCTGTGGGAGTGCCCGGCGGACGCCCCGGACGCGCTGGGTGCGGTGCTCGGGCGGGGACGGGCGCGGCTGCTGGCCGCCCTGGACGCGCCGCGGTCGACCACCGAGCTGGCCCGGCGCACCGGGCTGTCGCCGGCCGGGGTGTCGCAGCACCTCACCGCGCTGCGGGCCGCCGGGCTGGTGGTGACGCACCGGCAGGGCCGGTCGTTGCTGAGCAGCCGGACGGCCGTGGCCGAGGCGCTGCTGGGCGCGTCGGCGTGA
- a CDS encoding isocitrate lyase/PEP mutase family protein, with product MNEHHTRALHFRSLHVPGEPLVLVNAWDAASARIVAAAGARAIATTSAGVAWSRGAPDGDALGRDTAVDVVRRVAAAVPLPVTADIESGYGDTADEVAETVAAVLAAGAVGVNVEDARHGGGAPLRPVEEQSARLAAVRSAADRAGIPLYVNARIDTFLRGVGGIEETVARAGAYLAAGADGIFVPGVVDPETVAALADAIPAPLNVLAGPGAPPVPALAKLGVARVSLGSAVAEAAYAVARRAAEEALTAGTYGALADALDYGTLNELMRG from the coding sequence GTGAACGAACACCACACCCGAGCCCTGCACTTCCGTTCCCTGCACGTCCCCGGCGAGCCGCTGGTCCTGGTCAACGCCTGGGACGCGGCCAGCGCCCGGATCGTCGCCGCGGCCGGCGCCCGCGCGATCGCCACCACGAGCGCGGGCGTCGCCTGGAGCCGCGGCGCCCCGGACGGCGACGCCCTCGGGCGCGACACCGCCGTCGACGTCGTCCGCCGCGTCGCCGCCGCGGTGCCGCTGCCGGTCACCGCCGACATCGAGTCCGGGTACGGCGACACCGCCGACGAGGTCGCCGAGACCGTGGCCGCGGTGCTGGCCGCCGGTGCCGTCGGGGTGAACGTCGAGGACGCGCGGCACGGCGGCGGTGCGCCGCTGCGCCCGGTCGAGGAGCAGTCCGCCCGGCTGGCCGCCGTCCGGTCCGCCGCCGACCGGGCCGGCATCCCGCTCTACGTCAACGCGCGAATCGACACCTTCCTGCGCGGCGTCGGCGGGATCGAGGAGACGGTGGCGCGGGCCGGGGCCTACCTGGCCGCCGGGGCGGACGGCATCTTCGTGCCCGGGGTGGTCGACCCCGAGACCGTGGCCGCCCTGGCCGACGCCATTCCGGCGCCGCTGAACGTGCTGGCCGGGCCCGGCGCGCCGCCCGTGCCGGCGCTGGCGAAGCTCGGGGTGGCCCGGGTCAGCCTGGGTTCCGCCGTCGCCGAGGCCGCGTACGCGGTGGCCCGGCGGGCCGCCGAGGAGGCGCTCACCGCCGGGACGTACGGCGCACTGGCCGACGCGCTCGACTACGGCACGCTGAACGAGCTGATGCGCGGCTGA
- a CDS encoding DUF6458 family protein, giving the protein MGIGTSIFLIAVGAILTFALDASVGGVDLDVVGWILMAAGVLGLIMTTLVWGRRREVVTPAEPVEYRRVEERRDIAPPL; this is encoded by the coding sequence GTGGGTATCGGAACGAGCATTTTCCTGATCGCGGTCGGCGCGATCCTCACCTTCGCGCTGGACGCCAGTGTCGGCGGGGTCGACCTGGACGTCGTCGGCTGGATCCTCATGGCGGCCGGCGTTCTCGGCCTGATCATGACGACCCTGGTCTGGGGCCGCCGCCGCGAGGTGGTCACCCCGGCCGAGCCGGTCGAGTACCGCCGGGTCGAGGAGCGCCGGGACATCGCCCCGCCGCTGTGA
- a CDS encoding PKD domain-containing protein, with protein MRSVRQGRWGRTAARLGVAALLVATGVTLGAAPAEATATRTVAFWSMDEPAGATVLKDSSGNGRNGTIGDEVVTGALYAGATGHRFAVHVPTDQEYVPGHVNVVPHSTDLNPDAGDFSFTIRYRTTRSFGNILQKGQGSTAGGYWKFEAPGGTPKCLFRGGDGASRTGYTNVSIADGQWHTVTCNRTSTYVEMYVDGVRTSRLTGPTGTIANNWQLSIGGKSVCDGVKVTCDYFGGDIDYVKILKGSGGPANQPPVAQLVPNCSGLVCTFSGAGSTDADGAIQDYRWTFGDGATADTVSVPTTSHTYAAAGTYPVTLTVTDDRGATGTATVDVTVAPVPERISFVGQATGNTNWTSHTVTVPPTVQPGDTLLLLLSQNTHTGTGEPTGVTGWTRLDRLGGGFATTTAWWKVAAAGDAGTAVRVALDSQAKGNLVVAAYRGVAASAPVFARTTDPASSATRITPYAPVTADQSWAVSYWLHGDGVSTSLTPPAGVEVRSNSSQSGGGRVTTLLADSGSSVPVGNYGGLAAVGAAASTTTTTWTFVLRPA; from the coding sequence ATGCGGTCAGTCAGGCAGGGACGGTGGGGGCGCACAGCCGCCCGGCTGGGCGTGGCCGCCCTCCTCGTGGCCACGGGGGTGACGCTCGGCGCCGCACCCGCGGAGGCGACCGCCACCCGTACCGTCGCGTTCTGGAGCATGGACGAACCTGCCGGCGCGACCGTGCTCAAGGACAGCAGCGGCAACGGCCGCAACGGCACCATCGGGGACGAGGTCGTCACGGGCGCCCTCTACGCGGGCGCCACCGGGCACCGGTTCGCCGTCCACGTGCCCACCGATCAGGAGTACGTCCCGGGCCACGTCAACGTGGTGCCGCACAGCACCGACCTCAACCCCGACGCCGGGGACTTCTCGTTCACCATCCGCTACCGGACGACGCGCTCCTTCGGCAACATCCTCCAGAAGGGACAGGGCTCGACCGCCGGCGGCTACTGGAAGTTCGAGGCCCCGGGCGGCACGCCGAAGTGCCTGTTCCGCGGCGGCGACGGCGCCTCGCGGACCGGCTACACCAACGTGTCCATCGCCGACGGCCAGTGGCACACCGTCACCTGCAACCGCACCTCCACCTACGTCGAGATGTACGTCGACGGGGTGCGGACCAGCCGGCTGACCGGGCCGACCGGCACCATCGCGAACAACTGGCAGCTCTCCATCGGCGGCAAGAGCGTGTGCGACGGTGTGAAGGTCACCTGCGACTACTTCGGCGGCGACATCGACTACGTGAAGATCCTCAAGGGATCGGGCGGTCCCGCCAACCAGCCGCCGGTGGCGCAGCTCGTCCCGAACTGCTCCGGGCTGGTCTGCACCTTCTCCGGCGCCGGCTCCACCGACGCCGACGGCGCGATCCAGGATTACCGCTGGACCTTCGGCGACGGCGCCACCGCCGACACCGTCTCCGTGCCGACCACCTCCCACACGTACGCGGCAGCCGGCACCTACCCGGTGACCCTCACGGTCACCGACGACCGGGGCGCCACCGGCACGGCCACCGTCGACGTCACGGTCGCCCCGGTGCCCGAGCGGATCTCCTTCGTCGGCCAGGCCACCGGGAACACCAACTGGACCAGCCACACGGTGACCGTGCCGCCGACCGTCCAGCCGGGTGACACGCTGCTGCTCCTGCTCAGCCAGAACACCCACACCGGCACCGGCGAGCCCACCGGGGTCACCGGCTGGACCCGCCTCGACCGGCTCGGCGGCGGCTTCGCCACCACCACCGCCTGGTGGAAGGTCGCCGCCGCCGGGGACGCCGGAACCGCGGTGCGCGTCGCCCTCGACAGCCAGGCCAAGGGCAACCTCGTGGTGGCCGCGTACCGGGGGGTCGCGGCGAGCGCGCCGGTCTTCGCCCGGACCACCGACCCGGCCAGCTCCGCCACCCGCATCACCCCGTACGCCCCGGTGACCGCCGACCAGAGCTGGGCGGTGTCGTACTGGCTGCACGGGGACGGGGTGTCCACCTCGCTGACTCCGCCGGCCGGTGTCGAGGTGCGCAGCAACAGCTCCCAGAGCGGCGGCGGGCGGGTCACCACCCTCCTCGCCGACTCCGGCAGCAGCGTGCCGGTCGGGAACTACGGCGGCCTGGCCGCGGTGGGCGCGGCGGCCAGCACGACCACGACCACCTGGACGTTCGTCCTGCGTCCGGCCTGA
- a CDS encoding NAD-dependent epimerase/dehydratase family protein — MRVLMLGGTGFVGGAVVTEAVRRGWSVTVFNRGLHGSVPQGVHRLRGDRTAPDGLAALAGGEWDLVVDTWDGAPRAVRDAARALAGAVPHYVYVSSGSVYAPPVGLGTGEDAPVVEAGADAGDGDYPQNKAGGERAAVEVFGERALLVRAGLILGPGEDIGRLPWWLHRIARGGEVLAPGPRDLPVQYVDARDLAIWLLDRGSEGAGGAYNVVSRTGHTTMGELLDAAVAVTGADATLRWTDPDALLAAGVEPWNDLPIWIPLGHEYRWLQERDVERAYAAGLACRPAAETVADTWRWLGEVGQVPARAGRPARAPVGLAPEREAALLTALPA; from the coding sequence ATGAGAGTGCTGATGCTGGGCGGTACGGGATTCGTCGGTGGGGCCGTGGTGACCGAGGCGGTACGCCGCGGCTGGTCCGTGACCGTGTTCAACCGGGGGCTGCACGGCAGCGTGCCCCAGGGCGTACACCGGTTGCGGGGTGACCGCACCGCGCCGGACGGGCTGGCGGCCCTCGCGGGCGGCGAGTGGGACCTCGTGGTGGACACCTGGGACGGCGCGCCCCGGGCGGTCCGGGACGCGGCGCGTGCCCTGGCCGGCGCCGTCCCGCACTACGTCTACGTCTCCAGCGGCTCGGTCTACGCGCCGCCCGTCGGGCTGGGCACGGGCGAGGACGCGCCGGTCGTCGAGGCCGGGGCGGACGCGGGCGACGGGGACTACCCGCAGAACAAGGCGGGCGGGGAGCGGGCCGCCGTGGAGGTGTTCGGCGAGCGGGCGCTGCTGGTGCGGGCCGGGCTGATCCTCGGGCCGGGTGAGGACATCGGGCGGCTGCCCTGGTGGCTGCACCGCATCGCCCGGGGCGGCGAGGTGCTGGCGCCCGGCCCGCGTGACCTGCCGGTGCAGTACGTCGACGCGCGGGACCTGGCGATCTGGTTGCTGGACCGGGGGAGCGAGGGCGCCGGCGGGGCGTACAACGTGGTCAGTCGGACCGGGCACACGACGATGGGTGAGCTGCTCGACGCGGCCGTGGCGGTGACCGGCGCGGACGCGACGCTGCGGTGGACGGACCCGGACGCGCTCCTGGCGGCGGGCGTCGAGCCGTGGAACGACCTGCCGATCTGGATCCCGCTCGGGCACGAGTACCGCTGGTTGCAGGAGCGGGACGTCGAGCGGGCCTACGCGGCGGGCCTGGCCTGCCGGCCGGCCGCCGAGACGGTCGCGGACACCTGGCGCTGGCTGGGCGAGGTGGGCCAGGTGCCGGCCCGGGCGGGACGCCCGGCACGGGCGCCGGTCGGCCTGGCCCCGGAACGCGAGGCCGCCCTCCTGACCGCCCTGCCGGCCTGA
- a CDS encoding Acg family FMN-binding oxidoreductase: MTTGYTADQLREAAADAVRAPSLHNTQPWRFRLVDGGIEIAVDPRRRLPATDPSGWGARIACGAALCNLRLALAVAGTPATVRLRPYPGDPDVVARLVPDVPRRPTPAEQSLHGAISRRFSNRAPFWPDPVPADARWRLGEAARAEQCWLELVIGTTAVNAFAEIARSAHRVLERDPAYVTERKRWIRSEPSPDGVPTAAGGPQSEPQDLLPQRGFGGRNRAPGRDFEPEPLVAVLGSTGNTATDQIVAGQALQRVLLTATDAGLAVSMLSQPIEVPGAREALRLSLGRFGTPQMVMRIGYGQPGRTTPRRPVDDVLDLPVVH; the protein is encoded by the coding sequence ATGACCACGGGCTACACGGCCGACCAGCTGCGGGAAGCCGCCGCGGACGCGGTGCGCGCGCCGTCGCTGCACAACACCCAGCCCTGGCGGTTCCGCCTCGTCGACGGCGGGATCGAAATCGCCGTCGACCCGCGGCGCCGGCTGCCGGCCACCGACCCGAGCGGCTGGGGCGCCCGGATCGCCTGCGGGGCGGCCCTGTGCAACCTGCGGCTGGCCCTCGCCGTGGCGGGCACGCCGGCCACGGTCCGGCTCCGCCCGTACCCCGGCGACCCGGACGTGGTGGCCCGGCTCGTCCCCGACGTGCCGCGCCGGCCCACCCCCGCCGAGCAGAGCCTGCACGGCGCAATCTCCCGCCGGTTCAGCAACCGGGCGCCGTTCTGGCCCGACCCGGTCCCCGCCGACGCGCGCTGGCGCCTCGGCGAGGCCGCCCGGGCCGAGCAGTGCTGGCTGGAACTCGTCATCGGCACCACGGCGGTCAACGCCTTCGCCGAGATCGCCCGCAGCGCACACCGGGTACTGGAGCGCGACCCCGCCTACGTCACCGAACGGAAGCGGTGGATCCGCTCCGAGCCCTCCCCCGACGGCGTGCCGACCGCCGCGGGCGGCCCGCAGAGCGAACCGCAGGACCTGCTGCCACAGCGCGGCTTCGGCGGCCGCAACCGCGCCCCCGGCCGCGACTTCGAACCCGAACCGCTGGTCGCCGTCCTCGGCTCGACCGGCAACACCGCCACCGACCAGATCGTCGCCGGGCAGGCCCTGCAACGGGTGCTGCTCACCGCCACCGACGCCGGCCTGGCCGTGTCGATGCTCTCCCAGCCGATCGAGGTGCCCGGGGCCCGGGAGGCGCTGCGGCTGTCGCTGGGCCGGTTCGGCACGCCGCAGATGGTGATGCGGATCGGGTACGGCCAGCCCGGCCGCACCACCCCGCGCCGCCCGGTCGACGACGTGCTCGACCTGCCGGTGGTGCACTGA
- a CDS encoding response regulator: MIRVFLLDDHEVVRRGLADLLQSSGDIEVVGESGSAQEAARRIPALRPDVAILDARLPDGNGIDVCRDVRAVDSSIKGLILTSYEDDEALFAAIMAGAAGYVLKQIRGTDLVDAVRRVAAGQSLLDPAITTRVLERIRSGVEQPRELKSLTEQERRILEYVAEGLTNREIAGRMFLAEKTVKNYVSSVLAKLGLERRTQAAVLATRLLGKSH, translated from the coding sequence ATGATCCGCGTGTTCCTGCTCGACGACCACGAGGTCGTCCGTCGTGGCCTTGCCGACCTGCTCCAGAGCAGCGGCGACATCGAGGTGGTCGGCGAGTCCGGCTCCGCGCAGGAGGCGGCCCGCCGTATCCCGGCCCTCCGCCCCGACGTGGCGATCCTCGACGCCCGGCTGCCCGACGGCAACGGCATCGACGTGTGCCGGGACGTCCGCGCCGTGGACTCGTCGATCAAGGGACTGATCCTCACCTCGTACGAGGACGACGAGGCGCTCTTCGCGGCGATCATGGCGGGCGCCGCCGGTTACGTGCTCAAGCAGATCCGCGGCACCGACCTCGTGGACGCGGTCCGGCGGGTGGCGGCCGGGCAGTCCCTGCTCGACCCGGCGATCACCACCCGGGTGCTGGAGCGGATCCGCAGCGGCGTCGAGCAGCCGCGCGAGCTGAAGTCGCTCACCGAGCAGGAGCGGCGGATCCTGGAATACGTGGCCGAGGGGCTCACCAACCGGGAGATCGCGGGCAGGATGTTCCTCGCCGAGAAGACGGTGAAGAACTACGTGTCCAGCGTGCTGGCCAAGCTCGGCCTCGAGCGTCGTACGCAGGCCGCCGTGCTGGCCACCCGGCTGCTCGGCAAGAGCCACTGA
- a CDS encoding GAF domain-containing sensor histidine kinase, producing MTPLSRVRLDELLQEMLDRVGEVVTNRERLRALLDAVVGIGSDLDLRSTLQRIVASACELVGARYGALGVIGADRLLHDFIVHGISDELHAQIGELPHGRGVLGLLIDDPRPLRMPDITRHPRSYGFPPNHPPMHSFLGVPVRIRDHVFGNLYLAEKQGAAEFTEDDEEIVVALAAAAGVAIENARLYALAHRRERWLAATAEITSVLLGEVRRTDALTLVARRAREVAEAELALVLLYDEDERQFTVEVVDGADGDAARKLVGAVLPAGETTFVGSVTDRRHELLENLAQAAPWPHPVVSGPAVVSPLAAADTLHGVLVVAHRPDRGPAAEDDVALLGSFAGQAALAMERARGQEERELLVVLEDRERIARDLHDVVIQRLFATGLQLQSGAMNARPEVAKRINQAVDDLDATIRDIRRTIFELRTPMSAALRTEIREAIEAAAESLGYRPDLDLVGPIDSAVPDQLRPELTAVLREALSNAVRHAQADRVSVRVQVDAGRVSVTVTDDGVGCDPEAARSGLVNLRERAERLGGDFQLGRVAPHGTELRWSVPLRD from the coding sequence CTGACCCCGCTGTCCCGGGTTCGGCTCGACGAACTGCTCCAGGAGATGCTGGACCGGGTCGGCGAGGTGGTCACCAACCGGGAGCGGCTACGCGCCCTGCTCGACGCGGTGGTCGGCATCGGCTCCGACCTCGACCTGCGCAGCACGCTGCAGCGAATCGTGGCGTCGGCCTGCGAGCTGGTCGGCGCCCGCTACGGCGCGCTCGGCGTGATCGGCGCTGACCGGCTGCTGCACGACTTCATCGTCCACGGCATCAGCGACGAACTGCACGCGCAGATCGGTGAGCTGCCGCACGGGCGGGGCGTGCTCGGCCTGCTCATCGACGACCCCCGCCCGCTGCGCATGCCGGACATCACCCGGCACCCCCGGTCCTACGGCTTTCCGCCGAACCACCCGCCGATGCACAGCTTCCTCGGCGTCCCGGTGCGCATCCGGGACCACGTGTTCGGCAACCTCTACCTGGCCGAGAAGCAGGGCGCCGCCGAGTTCACCGAGGACGACGAGGAGATCGTGGTCGCGCTCGCCGCGGCGGCCGGCGTGGCCATCGAGAACGCCCGCCTCTACGCCCTGGCGCACCGGCGGGAACGCTGGCTGGCCGCGACCGCCGAGATCACCTCGGTACTGCTCGGTGAGGTCCGCCGCACCGACGCGCTGACCCTGGTCGCCCGGCGGGCCCGCGAGGTCGCCGAAGCGGAACTGGCCCTCGTCCTGCTCTACGACGAGGACGAGCGCCAGTTCACCGTCGAGGTGGTCGACGGCGCCGACGGCGACGCCGCCCGGAAACTGGTCGGTGCGGTGCTGCCCGCCGGCGAGACCACCTTCGTCGGCTCGGTCACCGACCGCCGCCACGAGCTGCTGGAGAACCTCGCCCAGGCGGCCCCCTGGCCGCACCCCGTCGTCAGCGGGCCGGCCGTGGTGTCACCCCTCGCCGCGGCGGACACCCTGCACGGCGTGCTGGTCGTCGCGCACCGGCCCGACCGCGGTCCCGCGGCCGAGGACGACGTGGCCCTGCTCGGCAGCTTCGCCGGTCAGGCGGCGCTGGCCATGGAACGGGCGCGGGGCCAGGAGGAACGGGAGCTGCTGGTGGTCCTGGAGGACCGCGAGCGCATCGCCCGCGACCTGCACGACGTGGTGATCCAGCGGCTGTTCGCCACCGGCCTGCAGTTGCAGAGCGGCGCCATGAACGCCCGCCCCGAGGTGGCCAAGCGGATCAACCAGGCGGTCGACGACCTGGACGCCACCATCCGCGACATCCGCCGCACGATCTTCGAGCTGCGCACCCCCATGAGCGCGGCGCTGCGCACCGAGATCCGCGAGGCCATCGAGGCGGCCGCCGAGTCCCTGGGCTACCGGCCCGACCTCGACCTCGTCGGGCCCATCGACAGCGCTGTCCCCGACCAGCTCCGCCCCGAACTCACCGCCGTGCTCCGCGAGGCGCTCTCCAACGCGGTACGCCACGCCCAAGCCGACCGGGTGTCGGTGCGGGTGCAGGTCGACGCGGGCCGGGTGAGCGTCACGGTCACCGACGACGGCGTGGGCTGCGACCCGGAGGCGGCCCGCAGCGGCCTCGTGAATCTGCGCGAGCGGGCCGAACGGCTGGGCGGCGACTTCCAGCTCGGCCGGGTGGCCCCGCACGGCACCGAGCTGCGCTGGAGCGTGCCGCTGCGCGACTGA
- a CDS encoding Acg family FMN-binding oxidoreductase — protein MSHETPATDRPLTTALAEAAGMAGHAPSVHNTQPWHWTVLPDALELRVVRERHLSVLDPEGRLLVLSCGVALHHARMALAAEGWTPVVERVPDPGQPDLLARLTGFKPTGADPDAMRTVQCMQVRHTDRRPVSEEPIPTAVLGEIDRAATREGVNLQVLNDDQKIELAAAAQQAAAVEKGSPDLQEELAYWTTRARAGTGLPPEVVPERAPETTVPARDFGPGTLPVGEGHDRAAVYGILWGTEDEPDSWLRAGEALSAAWLTATRHGVSLVPLSGVVEVDSTRQTLRQMLSGLGFPYISMRLGLADPTHAGPPHTPRLDVAQTVDTSAVRGQLS, from the coding sequence ATGAGCCACGAGACGCCGGCTACGGACCGCCCGCTGACCACCGCGCTCGCGGAGGCCGCCGGAATGGCCGGCCACGCCCCCTCGGTGCACAACACCCAGCCGTGGCACTGGACCGTGCTGCCCGACGCGCTGGAGCTGCGCGTGGTCCGGGAGCGGCACCTCAGCGTCCTGGACCCGGAGGGCCGGCTGCTGGTGCTGAGCTGCGGCGTCGCGCTGCACCACGCCCGGATGGCGCTGGCCGCCGAGGGCTGGACGCCGGTGGTGGAGCGGGTGCCCGACCCCGGCCAGCCCGACCTCCTCGCCCGGCTGACCGGATTCAAGCCCACCGGGGCAGACCCGGACGCCATGCGCACGGTCCAGTGCATGCAGGTCCGACACACCGACCGCCGGCCGGTCAGCGAGGAGCCGATCCCGACCGCCGTGCTGGGCGAGATCGACCGGGCGGCCACCCGGGAGGGCGTCAACCTGCAGGTGCTGAACGACGACCAGAAGATCGAGCTGGCCGCCGCGGCCCAGCAGGCGGCGGCCGTCGAGAAGGGCAGCCCGGACCTGCAGGAGGAGCTGGCGTACTGGACCACCCGGGCCCGGGCCGGCACCGGGCTGCCCCCGGAGGTGGTGCCGGAGCGGGCCCCCGAGACCACCGTCCCGGCCCGCGACTTCGGCCCCGGCACACTGCCTGTCGGTGAGGGGCACGACCGGGCCGCCGTCTACGGGATCCTCTGGGGCACCGAGGACGAGCCGGACAGCTGGCTGCGCGCCGGCGAGGCGCTCTCCGCCGCCTGGCTCACCGCCACCCGGCACGGCGTGTCCCTGGTGCCGCTCTCCGGCGTGGTGGAGGTCGACAGCACCCGACAGACGCTCCGGCAGATGCTGTCCGGCCTCGGCTTCCCGTACATCTCGATGCGCCTCGGCCTGGCCGACCCGACGCACGCCGGCCCCCCGCACACCCCGCGGCTGGACGTCGCGCAGACCGTCGACACGTCGGCGGTACGCGGCCAGCTCTCCTGA